From a region of the Mercurialis annua linkage group LG1-X, ddMerAnnu1.2, whole genome shotgun sequence genome:
- the LOC126677427 gene encoding uncharacterized protein LOC126677427 — MEMEQLRSMGFSSDEAEEALAATGGRSTLKATEWLLSHSINNKSYSSSNRKPYSPQQPKLDRFFQSKSKPPTALTTAQQQLEEEVCDTNKRPRITIHRQQHVPLSERMRPLTVDDVVGQDHLLAPNSILRSAIDCSRLPSLILWGPPGTGKTSLAKAIANSFSSAAYKLVCLSAVTCGVKDVRHAVDNAKRKPTVLFVDEVHRFNKSQQDCFLPIIEDGSIVLIGATTENPSFHLITPLLSRCTLLTLSPLSPHHLHSLLTRAIRDFDRGLPASLGFEVLVSDDALHFLSHHCDGDARVALNALEIAATAAAARLKLLHNSPVVLNVSLDDAKEALQSKHLAYDRAGDEHYNLISALHKSMRGSDADASIYWLARMLEGGEQPLYIARRLIRFASEDVGLADPLALNQAVACYQACHFLGMPESDVVLAQCVSYLALAPKSISVYRAIQAAQKLVRGSGGQNEGVPLHLRNASTRLMKDLGYGKDYIYTPDSTSSTQNYLPSSLQGYKFLHWPHSDGHETI, encoded by the coding sequence ATGGAGATGGAGCAGCTGCGAAGTATGGGTTTCTCAAGCGATGAGGCGGAGGAAGCTTTAGCGGCAACCGGCGGCAGATCAACCTTAAAAGCAACGGAGTGGCTTTTGTCTCATAGTATTAATAATAAATCATACTCTTCGTCGAACCGTAAGCCATATTCTCCCCAGCAGCCAAAGCTGGACCGCTTTTTCCAGTCTAAATCAAAGCCTCCGACAGCACTTACTACTGCACAACAACAACTAGAAGAAGAAGTGTGTGATACTAATAAGCGCCCTAGAATAACTATCCATAGACAACAGCATGTACCCTTATCAGAACGTATGCGCCCTCTGACCGTGGACGATGTCGTCGGGCAAGATCATCTTCTGGCTCCCAACTCTATTCTCCGCTCCGCCATCGATTGCAGCCGCCTCCCTTCCCTCATTCTATGGGGTCCACCTGGCACTGGTAAGACCTCCCTCGCTAAAGCCATTGCCAATTCGTTTTCTTCTGCTGCCTACAAATTGGTCTGTTTGTCTGCCGTCACTTGTGGGGTTAAGGATGTTAGGCATGCAGTTGATAATGCTAAGAGGAAGCCAACCGTGTTGTTTGTCGATGAGGTTCATAGGTTTAACAAGTCCCAGCAGGACTGTTTCTTGCCCATCATCGAAGATGGTAGCATTGTATTGATAGGCGCTACCACTGAGAACCCCTCCTTCCATTTGATTACCCCTCTCCTCTCCCGTTGTACTCTTCTTACTCTTTCTCCTTTATCCCCTCATCATCTGCATTCCCTTCTTACCCGCGCTATTCGTGATTTCGATAGGGGACTCCCTGCATCTTTAGGATTTGAAGTCCTCGTCTCTGACGATGCTCTTCATTTTTTATCTCATCATTGTGATGGTGATGCCCGTGTTGCTTTGAATGCCTTGGAAATTGCTGCTACCGCTGCAGCTGCTCGATTAAAGTTACTCCATAACTCTCCTGTGGTGCTTAATGTCTCCTTAGATGACGCGAAGGAGGCCCTTCAGTCCAAGCATCTTGCTTATGACAGAGCAGGGGATGAGCACTACAATTTGATCAGTGCCCTTCACAAGTCTATGAGAGGGAGTGATGCCGATGCTTCCATTTACTGGCTAGCGCGCATGCTTGAAGGAGGCGAACAACCTCTCTATATTGCTCGGCGTTTGATTAGGTTTGCTAGTGAGGACGTTGGCCTGGCTGACCCCTTGGCCCTTAACCAGGCTGTTGCTTGCTACCAAGCTTGCCATTTCTTGGGCATGCCCGAGTCTGATGTCGTACTTGCTCAGTGTGTTTCTTATTTGGCTTTGGCACCTAAATCCATATCTGTTTATCGAGCCATACAGGCTGCACAAAAGCTTGTCAGGGGTTCAGGTGGACAAAATGAGGGAGTGCCGCTGCACTTGAGAAATGCTTCTACTAGGCTCATGAAAGACCTTGGCTATGGGAAAGACTACATCTATACTCCTGATAGTACGTCATCAACACAAAATTATCTACCTTCCTCACTTCAGGGCTACAAGTTCCTACATTGGCCACACAGTGATGGACATGAAACCATTTGA
- the LOC126663922 gene encoding uncharacterized protein LOC126663922 gives MGSPFARCLLLSPTAVSLHFSSYINPFKKILWKNLFAYLISFSLHLCFSDFISSAFSDYLPAFAFCCRGWFLFTLLIVLLPFFQTSIAASISSSGDEDSELARLLPSIFFSSSSIHSLFLSSETWFSGYAKMGSQQRALIHFMPLV, from the exons ATGGGGTCTCCTTTTGCTCG GTGTCTTTTATTATCACCAACTGCCGTGTCTCTTCATTTTTCCTCTTATATAaatccttttaaaaaaatccttTGGAAAAATCTTTTCGCCTatctaatttctttttctttgcacCTCTGTTTTTCTGATTTCATTTCAAGTGCCTTTTCGGATTATCTTCCTGCATTTGCGTTTTGCTGCCGTGGGTGGTTCCTTTTCACACTGCTGATCGTTCTTCTGCCATTTTTCCAG ACTTCAATAGCTGCTTCAATAAGTTCAAGTGGAGACGAAGACTCAGAATTGGCGAGGCTGCTTCCCTCGATCTTCTTCAGCAGCAGCTCAATTCATTCTCTTTTTCTCAGCAGCGAGACATGGTTCTCTGGTTACGCAAAGATGGGTTCTCAGCAGCGAGCTTTAATTCACTTCATGCCTCTAGTTTGA
- the LOC126687852 gene encoding DNA damage-repair/toleration protein DRT100 — MEQTAIKTHAFPLVPVFQIQSIHIQHSLVMAQAHFLLLSILVLNVYQQAALEMKSIDLEALAAIKNSLTDINPGSGNFFSTWDFTSPRPCSTFSGVSCYLGRVTSLTLGTGLSDSPGLAGQLSPALSNLTQLTQLVLHPGIVTGPIPPQLARLDNLRVISLTNNRLTGSIPTSLSMLRKLHTLDLSQNQLTGSIPLGILTGLRELRVLILASNSLTGEFPSCSSGLLHLDLRNNRLRGTLPLEMPSSLRYLSISRNEMWGPINGLESLPDLEHLDLSMNQFNGPIPHALLFRVRERGGSLSSLLLQRNNLSGGVPLPLPSSSPLLISEGSTVDLSHNSLSGELTGVLAGVESLFLNNNRWTGKVPKEYVDSLYQGTTQTLYLQHNYITAFPLDPSLPLPDTVSLCFSYNCIAPPLPLGMATCPASAGSRISRPESQCMAFNNGSTVHH; from the coding sequence ATGGAACAGACTGCCATAAAAACACATGCCTTCCCTCTTGTCCCTGTCTTTCAAATCCAATCAATACACATACAGCATTCTCTTGTCATGGCGCAGGCACACTTTCTACTGCTGTCAATACTCGTTCTAAATGTATATCAGCAAGCAGCATTAGAAATGAAGAGCATCGATCTAGAAGCACTTGCCGCCATAAAGAACAGCCTCACCGACATCAATCCAGGCTCCGGCAACTTCTTCTCCACCTGGGACTTCACCTCCCCACGCCCCTGCTCCACCTTCTCCGGAGTCTCCTGCTATCTCGGCCGAGTCACTTCCCTCACTCTCGGCACTGGCCTTTCTGATTCACCTGGACTCGCAGGTCAGCTCTCCCCTGCACTCTCCAACCTCACCCAGCTAACGCAGCTGGTCCTCCATCCGGGCATTGTCACAGGCCCAATCCCTCCCCAGCTGGCCCGCTTGGACAACCTCAGGGTCATCTCCTTAACCAACAACCGCCTAACTGGTTCCATACCCACCTCACTGTCCATGCTCAGAAAGTTGCACACCCTGGATCTGAGCCAGAACCAACTGACAGGGTCCATTCCGCTGGGGATTTTGACAGGACTGAGGGAGCTGAGAGTGCTCATTCTGGCCTCCAATTCCCTGACCGGAGAGTTCCCCAGCTGCTCCAGCGGACTGCTGCATTTGGATCTCAGAAACAACAGATTAAGAGGGACACTGCCGTTGGAGATGCCGTCGTCACTCCGTTACCTGTCCATATCAAGAAACGAGATGTGGGGCCCAATCAATGGCCTAGAGTCGCTCCCAGATTTGGAGCACCTAGACCTAAGCATGAACCAATTTAATGGGCCCATCCCACACGCTCTCTTATTCAGAGTGAGAGAGAGAGGGGGTTCCCTCTCTTCACTGCTTTTGCAACGGAACAATTTATCTGGGGGGGTCCCACTCCCACTCCCTTCGTCATCACCATTATTAATATCGGAGGGCTCCACGGTGGACCTGAGCCATAACTCTTTGAGCGGAGAGTTAACGGGTGTGTTGGCGGGGGTGGAgagtttgtttttaaataacaaccGGTGGACAGGGAAGGTTCCAAAGGAGTACGTGGACAGCTTGTACCAGGGCACCACACAAACACTCTACCTGCAACATAACTATATAACCGCATTTCCATTGGATCCAAGCTTGCCATTGCCTGACACCGTCTCCTTGTGCTTCTCCTACAACTGCATCGCTCCTCCACTCCCCTTGGGAATGGCCACCTGCCCTGCCAGTGCTGGCTCCCGGATCTCCAGGCCGGAATCGCAGTGTATGGCATTCAACAATGGAAGCACCGTTCATCATTAG
- the LOC126687860 gene encoding phosphatidate cytidylyltransferase 1-like: MLKDHGSTSPSASARIRHRKRSNEVVPETGKENGGQLLVDDQNKYKSMWIRTYSTVWMIGSFAFIVYMGHLYITAMVVVIQIYMAKELFNLLRKTHEDRHLPGFRLLNWHFFFTAMLFVYGRILSQPLVNTVTLDKFLYQLVNSLIKYQMAICYFLYIAGFMWFILTLKKKMYKYQFGQYAWTHMILIVVFTQSSFTVANIFEGIFWFLLPASLIVINDIFAYIIGFFFGKTPLIKLSPKKTWEGFIGASVTTMISAFLLANIMGRFQWLTCPRKDLMSGWLQCDPGPLFKPEYFILPGWVPRWFPWKEISVLPVQWHALWLGLFASIIAPFGGFFASGFKRAFKIKDFGDSIPGHGGITDRMDCQMVMAVFAYIYHQSFVVPQSKSVEMMLDQILANLTFEEQYALYTKLGEIIHERLGGHS, from the exons ATGCTAAAGGATCACGGCTCTACTTCCCCCTCAGCTTCTGCTCGCATTCGCCATCGAAAACGCTCCAATGAG GTTGTTCCAGAGACTGGTAAAGAGAATGGAGGCCAGTTGTTGGTTGATgatcaaaacaaatacaagtctATGTGGATACGCACATACTCAACTGTTTGGATGATTGGGAGCTTTGCTTTCATTGTCTACATGGGCCATCTCTATATCACGGCAATGGTCGTTGTCATCCAAATATATATGGCAAAAGAGCTATTTAATCTACTAAGGAAAACGCATGAAGATAGGCATCTCCCAGGGTTTAGACTCTTAAATTG GCACTTCTTTTTCACTGCAATGCTATTTGTCTATGGCCGAATTCTCAGTCAGCCGCTGGTCAATACTGTTACTCTTGACAAATTCTTGTACCAGCTTGTGAACAGTCTCATCAAGTATCAGATGGCTATTTGTTATTTCTTGTATATTGCGG GTTTTATGTGGTTCATTCTTACACTAAAAAAGAAGATGTACAAGTATCAATTTGGCCAGTATGCATGGACTCATATGATTCTAATCGTGGTGTTTACCCAGTCCTCTTTCACAGTTGCCAATATTTTTGAAGGAATTTTCTG GTTTCTTCTACCAGCCTCACTAATTGTTATCAATGACATATTTGCTTATATCATTGGTTTTTTCTTTGGGAAAACCCCTTTGATTAAATTATCACCGAAGAAAACTTGGGAGGGATTCATTGGCGCCTCTGTTACAACTATGATCTCCGCTTTTTTG CTTGCAAATATAATGGGTCGTTTTCAGTGGCTTACATGTCCAAGAAAG GATTTAATGAGCGGCTGGCTTCAATGCGATCCCGGGCCTTTATTTAAGCCAGAGTACTTCATCTTACCAGGATGGGTTCCTCGATGG TTTCCTTGGAAAGAGATTTCCGTTCTACCTGTTCAGTGGCATGCCTTATGGCTCGGTTTGTTTGCATCAATAATAGCACCTTTTGGAGGCTTTTTTGCTAGTGGTTTTAAAAGGGCTTTTAAGATCAAG GATTTTGGTGATAGTATCCCTGGACACGGTGGAATCACAGATAGAATGGATTGCCAG ATGGTAATGGCTGTGTTTGCCTACATATATCATCAATCGTTTGTGGTGCCTCAAAGTAAATCAGTTGAAATGATGTTAGATCAG ATATTGGCAAACCTAACTTTTGAGGAGCAGTATGCATTGTACACGAAGCTTGGGGAAATCATTCACGAAAGGTTGGGGGGACATTCTTGA
- the LOC126665624 gene encoding uncharacterized protein LOC126665624, with the protein MAKVPVKFKKMSAMLNEAARMRFCESSGSEHYSPENSADDLSDLVNSFIESTNTDVDTAQSNNTNSRDDEDDDSTRESQVCLAETNRKLVKLLNKHEDENDMRNKIRAQTEIACGIIGETSPRSHGFKRKLMSHLRELGIDAGICKTRWERFERHPSGEYEFVEVNAGGQRLIVEVCIAAEFEIARPSSNYTALLDVLPRVFIGRPKEMKEVVSLMCSAIRKSMKEMRLHVPPWRKNAYMQNKWGCAFYKRTVSEAAASKRPDEAFPTKRSLGFEVFPVKTYRCGGAVGKFGLKLGHLAAAFHE; encoded by the exons ATGGCAAAGGTCCCTGTGAAGTTCAAGAAAATGTCAGCTATGCTCAACGAGGCTGCCCGTATGAGGTTCTGCGAGAGCAGCGGCAGCGAACACTACTCTCCGGAGAATTCTGCCGACGATCTCTCTGACTTGGTGAATTCTTTTATTGAGAGTACTAACACAGACGTCGACACAGCTCAGTCAAACAATACAAACAGTCgtgatgatgaagatgatgattcAACGCGCGAGTCCCAAGTTTGTTTGGCAGAGACCAACAGGAAGCTAGTAAAGTTGCTTAACAAGCATGAAGATGAAAATGATATGAGAAACAAGATTCGAGCTCAAACAGAAATTGCATGCGGGATCATAGGGGAAACGTCACCGCGGTCGCATGGCTTTAAGCGGAAGCTAATGTCTCATCTACGTGAGCTGGGCATTGATGCTG GTATTTGCAAAACGCGGTGGGAGAGATTCGAAAGGCATCCGAGTGGAGAATACGAGTTTGTGGAGGTGAATGCAGGAGGGCAACGGCTGATTGTTGAAGTGTGCATAGCAGCGGAATTCGAAATTGCTCGCCCCTCCTCCAACTACACTGCATTGCTTGATGTGCTTCCCAGAGTGTTCATCGGGAGGCCAAAGGAGATGAAAGAGGTTGTGAGCTTAATGTGCAGCGCCATACGAAAGTCGATGAAAGAGATGAGGTTGCATGTCCCACCATGGCGAAAAAATGCGTACATGCAGAATAAATGGGGCTGTGCCTTCTACAAGCGCACTGTCTCTGAAGCTGCTGCTTCCAAGAGACCGGATGAGGCATTTCCTACAAAACGTTCTCTTGGGTTTGAAGTTTTCCCTGTCAAGACTTATCGATGCGGCGGAGCTGTTGGTAAGTTTGGGTTGAAACTTGGCCATTTGGCTGCTGCATTCCACGAGTGA